The genome window AAAACAAATTTAACGCATCCGCCCGGGTCAATCTTGTTTTTAACAAAATTTAACACCCACTGGAAATCGCTTCTGATAATTTTGTAATTCATTCATACACATAACCTAATCTTACTTATGAGGACTTCTTTTTTAAACAAAATCATGTTGTCATTGCTGCTTACCGGCGCAACTGCAATGTTAGCACAGGCACAGGAAGATAAACCGGAAAAACCCGGAAAGGAGGAAAAGGCAACCATTCGAATCAAGGTTACCGGGGAAAAGGATGGCAAAACGGAGAGCAAGGAGCGGAGTTATCGCGTGGGCGCTATGACGGACGACGAACGGGATAAGTTTGTGGACAAAGTCTTGGACTCACTGGGTGTTGATAAAAAGAAAAATAACCAGATGGTTTCGGTGACCATTGATGACGGCGATGAGGATATGGTCGCGAAAAAGCGGCGTAAAGTGATCATTGACCACCGCGATGACCGGGAGCCGCTGGCTTACCATTGGAAAGGCGATTTTTCCAATGATTTTGAATTCAATACCGAGAATCTCAAAAAGCATATGCGGACTTTTGAAAACGAATGGAAACCAAAGACCAAAATGCTTATGCGTGATATGGAGCATTTTGGAAATGAAATGGGTGAATTCTGGAATAAGGAAGTCGTGAAACCGGCAAGTGTGCGTTCGCTGACTGCTTATACAAATAATCCTGATAATGGTGTCCTGAACCTTAAATTCGGCGTTCCGCAAAAAGGCGATGTGAGTGTAATTGTTACGGATACAAAAGGGAAAGAAGTCGGAAAGAAAGAAATCAAGGACTTTGAGGGTGAGTTTGTGGGGCAGGTTGAATTAAAGAAAAATACAAAAGGAACCGTTTTCGTAACCGTTGTCCAAAATGAAGACGGAGCCGTCAAACGGGTCGTTATTCCCTGATTTATTCTAAAAAATATTCCATGTCCTCCTGATTTTAAGCCATCAGGAGGATTTTTTATTGTAAAAATACTACTAACTATTAGGCTGGCATTTATTTAGAATTGTAAATTTGCCGAAAAACACCATTCCACCGCGACATCAATTTTTTTTGCAACTATGCTGAATCTTATACTGTTTGGCCCTCCGGGTGCAGGTAAAGGCACTCAAAGTGAAAATATTATTGCTAAATACAAACTGATACACCTTTCGACAGGTGATCTGCTGCGTTCAGAAATCCAGGCAGGATCAGAATTGGGCCTTCAAGCAAAAACATTGATGGATCAGGGCATTTTGGTTCCTGATGAGGTGGTGATCGGCATGATCGACAATAAGCTGAAAGAGCACCGGGATGCTGCCGGCTTTATCTTCGATGGATTCCCGCGGACTGTAAAGCAATCGGAGGCGCTTGACCAGCTTCTGGCCAGCTACAATGAAAGTATTTCTGTAATGATTGCACTTGTTGTAGACGATAATGAGCTGCTTGCTC of Dyadobacter chenhuakuii contains these proteins:
- a CDS encoding T9SS C-terminal target domain-containing protein: MRTSFLNKIMLSLLLTGATAMLAQAQEDKPEKPGKEEKATIRIKVTGEKDGKTESKERSYRVGAMTDDERDKFVDKVLDSLGVDKKKNNQMVSVTIDDGDEDMVAKKRRKVIIDHRDDREPLAYHWKGDFSNDFEFNTENLKKHMRTFENEWKPKTKMLMRDMEHFGNEMGEFWNKEVVKPASVRSLTAYTNNPDNGVLNLKFGVPQKGDVSVIVTDTKGKEVGKKEIKDFEGEFVGQVELKKNTKGTVFVTVVQNEDGAVKRVVIP
- a CDS encoding adenylate kinase, with the protein product MLNLILFGPPGAGKGTQSENIIAKYKLIHLSTGDLLRSEIQAGSELGLQAKTLMDQGILVPDEVVIGMIDNKLKEHRDAAGFIFDGFPRTVKQSEALDQLLASYNESISVMIALVVDDNELLARLLNRGKTSGRPDDQNEELISKRIQEYNSKTKPVADYYQEQGKFVAIDGIGEIDFIFEEITKAISTVTIK